A region of Thermorudis peleae DNA encodes the following proteins:
- the lysX gene encoding lysine biosynthesis protein LysX, translating into MAEPIHLALIHGPLRAEERLLLEVCVQRGVRCTRMLDQRLQFDLTAPPPPFDVVLGRSVSQQRTLHALSIFAAWGIPTINPPELLDRCNDKLRTSALLAAAGVPQPRTLIAFSPEEALAAIEQLGYPVVIKPPLGSWGRLLARVHNRQAAETLLRHKAALGGFHHGTLYIQEYVDKPGRDIRAFVIGEETICAIYRESPHWITNTARGGRATNCPVTPELAELCARVARALGGGVLAIDLFEHPEHGLLVNEVNATMEFRNSIAPTGVDIPGRIIDYAIAVARGQRAPAGPLAVPRLAAEAAYCQPV; encoded by the coding sequence ATGGCAGAACCAATCCATTTGGCACTGATTCATGGACCTCTACGAGCCGAAGAGCGCCTGCTCCTCGAAGTGTGCGTCCAGCGGGGCGTGCGCTGCACCCGCATGCTTGACCAGCGCCTGCAGTTCGACCTCACTGCCCCACCGCCACCGTTCGATGTCGTCCTCGGGCGGAGCGTGAGCCAACAACGCACGCTGCATGCGCTCAGCATTTTCGCCGCATGGGGCATCCCCACCATCAACCCGCCAGAACTGCTCGACCGCTGCAACGACAAGCTCCGCACGTCCGCCCTACTCGCCGCAGCCGGCGTACCTCAGCCGCGCACCCTGATCGCCTTTAGCCCGGAGGAAGCGCTTGCAGCGATTGAGCAGTTGGGATATCCCGTCGTCATCAAGCCGCCACTCGGCTCCTGGGGGCGACTACTCGCTCGCGTCCACAACCGCCAGGCTGCCGAGACGCTCCTGCGTCATAAGGCCGCCCTGGGTGGGTTTCACCACGGCACGTTGTACATCCAGGAATACGTCGACAAGCCGGGGCGTGACATCCGCGCGTTCGTCATCGGCGAGGAAACGATCTGCGCCATCTATCGCGAGTCGCCGCACTGGATCACCAACACGGCCCGCGGTGGCCGGGCAACGAACTGCCCAGTGACACCGGAGCTTGCCGAACTCTGCGCCCGCGTTGCCCGCGCACTCGGCGGCGGCGTGCTGGCCATCGACCTGTTCGAGCACCCGGAGCACGGCTTGCTTGTCAACGAAGTCAACGCCACGATGGAATTCCGCAACAGCATCGCGCCGACTGGCGTTGATATCCCCGGCCGAATCATCGACTACGCCATCGCCGTCGCGCGCGGGCAACGTGCGCCTGCTGGCCCGCTCGCTGTGCCGCGCCTTGCTGCTGAAGCAGCCTACTGCCAGCCAGTATAA